The nucleotide sequence GTTCTGCAAGAACCACTCCAAAGCTATACACATCACTTTTATCGGTTAGTTGACCAGTAATCATATATTCAGGATCCATGTAACCTAACGTCCCATAAACTACTGTAAACACTTGGTCATGACCCAACGGTAGTGACTTTGATGCACCAAAATCTGCAACTTTTGCGGTGTAATTTTCATCCAATAAAATGTTAGCTGACTTCACGTCTCTATGTATGATCGTCGTCGTTGCATCTGAGTGAAGATAAGCAAGTGCACCGGCCGATTCATGTGCTATTCTTAAACGGCTATCCAATGGAAATCTTCCGGTGCTGCTTGTATTATGATGAATGTGATGGTAAAGATTGTAACTAGAAACAAATTCACAAACAAGCAACGGGACCTCGGTTTCCAAACAACATCCTAAAAGTTGCACCACGTTCCTGTGATTAATTTGTCCAAGAATTACAATTTCATTCATAAATGGCTCCACTTGTTCTTCGTCCAATGTTCTGGACCTCTTGATTGCTACCACACGGTTATCTGATAGTATTCCCTTGTACACAATGCCAGTACCACCACCTCTTTCGATAATCATACTTTCTGCAAAATTCATAGTCGCTTTTTCTAGCTCTTCTGCTTGAAAAAGTTTTATGGAACCAACACCGCTTTTTAGTTTATCTTCCAATAATAGAGCGCCATTTTTCTGGAAGAATTTTTCTCTAGGCGTAAGTTGCTTCCACCTCTTGGGCGTGAGGGATCCTAAGTTCATATAAGGCTTCTTGGGCATGAATGATCCAATATCCATACCTGTATGAGGTATGAACACATTATCACCACTTTTCTTGaacataaatatttataaaaactaGCAAGTTACACCCATAAGTAAAAGGAGATCTCCATAGAAGAAAAAACGGACAAACTGTCCTATGTTCTAatacaagttaaaaaaaaaaaaaaaaaaaaaaaaaaaaaaaaaaaaaaaaaaaaaactttgtgcCAAGTAACATATAATTTGCTAATTCAGTAATTAAGTTGTATCTACAAACACGCTAGAACCCAAACCCGAACACTGAATAACCCAAACCTAGAATGGTTCGGTTATCAGGTTGgtttttaaactttgaaaacccGAAGAACAACCCTAGGTAAAATAGGTAGGTTGTATTTGTCCTTTATATATTTCGCTGTATTCTTCAATTATAATCAATCAAGTTTGGCAACTTGAACTTAGATAATAAATTGGTGTGTGAACCCATTTATCTTCAACCTAACCCGCACATGACCCTTTTATTAATTGGGTTAGGCAGGCCAAACCGTATAACCAGTCCCGTGCCTTATTTCACCATATAACCTCATAACCTATTCATAGTATTTTCCTATCGAATAAACTAATTGATACTTCTATGGAAAATTCATATCAATTTACCCCGAACAATGAGTATGGCTAAAAATTTTGAAACCGTTGATTGATATTGGTTTGATTCCCAAATCTATAACTCTAAAAGTTATTGCGCTTCGGTAAGTTTTATACCAAACCTGTAACTCCATGAAAGAACAGAACCAGCACACACATAATGAGGAGACTGGAATACCTGAGTTCTGTCCACTATCGCTGAACGAAAACTTATCAACCATCCTGCCAAATATTGTCTTACTGGCAGTTTGCGACAAATTATAGGTGTTCTCTTGTAAGGTCAGCACATATTCTAGACTAAGGACAACCTCAGCCATCGTAGGACGATTCTTTGGATAATTATCCAAACATCTTTCCGCTATTTTAGCAAATTGCTTCAAACATTTTGTGGATATTTCACGCCTTATATCAGAATCCACTATACCCTTCAAGCGACCTGCTTTGATAGAGTCTTGAGCCCATGTTGCTATTCCGCAATCAAGACTATTATCAACCGCCCTCTTCCGACATAACACTTCCAATAATACCACGCCAAAAGCATACACATCAGACTTCCTTGTCAACTTTCCGGTTGCAAAATAATTTGGATCGATATAACCAAAAGTGCCTTTAACAAGCGTGTTGACATAAGTCGATGCCTGATTCTTTGGGCTTACTATAGACAACCCGAAATCCGAAACTTTAACAGCCCAGTTTTCGTCTAACAAAATATTTGAGctctgtaagattaaatatattatgtgataatatttaatcaatagccattataatcatttacatgatagagatcaaaatatataataacctattatttaattagttggtaattgttgatggaccatattacccttagtaactaattaggtttcctcctgggtgcttatataaggagagttatgtggaggtttaagggttactcagtttcacaattcacaccccataagccataacatcatcacgaaacctcctctcctaaccgatacccttttcggtttctaagtcaccatcatcagtcagcaccctaaggaggaaccgaatcaagatgacaggcatgtcgaactctctcacaggattctcctctgcactatctgcggtgacaggtatgattatattgttttccttcatgaacaaacagaactgaaccaacatgtggtatcagagcatatgttgattagtcagttctgttttcgtatccataattctgggattgaaacttggaaaacggaattttttgAAACCGTATGAACTtgacagccggtttcgagtcataagaatcgactcgaaatcatgattTTCGATGAAAGGATTAATTGTTTGTTCACcgaattaactggattatatttttagccgaaatctgtttggtaaaattattaaaactcaggtttcgggttccagaattttattttttatgattagggttcatcatgtttatgtgaaaattcgaatattctgttatgttttggaatatgatttggattattaagtgtttttcctgattttgatctaattttgtcctctaaaattttttagaaaactgttaaaagataaagaGATTTAAATTTCGAAATCTGTTAACAAAATTAGATCAGCTTAAACAGGAAAGGATATCttttaatcccttagatttcgaattttcggttatgatatcacaattacagctgttaacgaggttgctactcgcaaccatgaggttgctactcgcaaccacgaggttgctactcgagaccatgaggttgctactcgcaaccataacgtcatgactcgcaaccatgaggttgctactcgcaaccataacgtcatgactcgcaaccatgaggttgctactcgcaaccataacgtcattagtcgcaatcatgaggttgctactcgcaaccagaatgtcatcactcgcaaccatgaggttgcgactcgcaaccataacgtgattagtcgaaaccgtagttgcgactcgcaaccataacgtgactagtcgaaaccgtagttgcgactcgcaaccataacgtgactagccgaaaccgtagttgcgactcgcaaccataacgtcattagtcgaaatcgtggttgcgactcgcaatctcgaaatcgtggttgcgactcgcaatctcattagttcgatccgcgctaacgggtggtttgctattaaataaatggttttgaaatttacttagttaattaatcagaatcagataatgtaatgttttacaaaaccagaaatagcttaacttgaatgagcttttgatatatcatttctggccaaagctgacttgatacatctacttatcattcaagtattacgaaagctatgctaagtgtgcatcataagcatgaatgttttaatatctggccaaagctgatttaattctttcatagatggcatacttagcaagtgcataactaaagtgattgtttcaatttctggccaaagctgatttgttacaaccactttgcacatatgcttaaatgattacacttctggccaaagctgttttgttttcgtttaagtagaattttttagttaagtctattatttttgatgttagtaatagacattatcacagcttcattatgtaaaatggtcattattttgcctgccttagtttaacgtgcccatagatcacattagttttcttccttagtatcataacttgctcatcttatttccactatcagcacccaactgcgggattccacctttaactggtgataactttgctgcatggaaggatgctctcatgcttactctcggattgcttgatttcgattatgctctaagagagaaaaagccagcggaccttaccactcaaagcactgctgctgagcagttaactcatgaaaagtggactaggtgtaaccgcatgtctctcatgtttatgaagcaatccataagcaatgcaatcaggggagctattcctgattctgaagatgctaaaacctacttggaacatgtggaggctcagttcaaagggacgtctaaggcgcacgctagtactcttgttcttaagctggtgacaactaagtatgatgggaggagcggcattcgcgagcacatcatgatgatgaacgacatggccaataagctgaaggggctggaaatggaaatcagtgatggtttccttgttcatttcatcattacttcgcttccttcttcttttgaagcattcaagatcaactacaacactcagaaggaaaagtggacgatgagtgagctggtcgccatgtgcgtacaggaggaggagcgtatgaggatggatcgccatactgatgttgccaatttcactacctccaatcctaagaaaaggaagcacaattatcagaggaaggatgcttctaaagtccaTAAGTCTAATCCTAACACTAatgcaagtgcaccttccagctctaagaactccttaggcagtatccgctgcaagttctgtaaaaagacaggacatatgcagaaggaatgccctgattttaaggagtggctggctaagaaaggtaacgattattttatgatacttgagtcctataatttaagtgttcctgctaattcttggtggtttgattctggttctatggttcatgttaccaattctactcagggattcctttcaatccggaagctggaaagaaaccaaagaacgcttaaggttggggatgatcgagaattagaagtgaaggccattggaacattacaattagttatgaaaactggtttatgtattaaactttatgataccttatatgttcctgaggtaactcggaaccttgtatcaggaccaaagttagacatggacggttttattgtttcccatggtcatcgccaactctctatccattatgattctgttctttatggtactggtgttctggatggaggtctctatagattagaactagatgatggcttttccaaatctttgttgtcatataacattaatgaatcactcacaaagatggaagagaaacgagacttagagacttcatccatgttgtggcatcagcgtttaggccacatttcaaaagagcgattaaatcgtctcgtaaaggatgaagtcttacctcctctcgatttctctgactttggaacatgtgtcaaatgtcttaaaggtaaaatgacattagcgaataagaaaggtgccactaggagttctaatttattagaactcattcacactgacattagtggtccctaccaaatcgctggcataacaggacatacttcatttatcacttttattgatgattattctcgttacatgtacttgtatcttattaaggagaaatctgaatctctaacaacttttaaagattataaggctgaagttgaaaagcaattagatcgtcagattaaagttgtgagatcagatagaggcggtgagtattatggaagacatactgatgtgggtcaagctcctggtccattttatgagttttgtaagggccaggggattgtaaaccaatacaccatgcctggtacacctcagcagaacggtgtcgctgaaagaagaaaccgtacccttatgaacatggtgcgtagtatgttagccaacactaacttaccattattcctctggactgaagcgttaaaagcagctgttcatatactcaatagagttccttctaagtctgtccctaaaactccttatgaactttggacaggaaggaaaccgagtcttaaatatatgaaagtatggggctgcattgctgaagcaaaactttacaatcctttcctaaggaaacttgaccctaagacagttacctgtttctttatcgggtatcctgagaactctaagggttatcgtttctattgtccttcccatgtcacccgtattgttgaaaccaagcgtgccgcgttcctggagaatttcaaggtcagtgggagcagtaccaacccttacgaagaattgcaagaagtacaagacgcgggggggagagactcgtcgcttaccattactccgattactcctcttgtacccaatgcaactattgttcctgaagctactgcaccaactccaaattcacctctacaatcagaacccattatacctcatgacgaaggcacatcaaacgctcaaaaccaagacaacgctgaacccgataatctactcaggaggtcatccaggcaaagaaggcctcctaattgggatgattatgttacctacctgactgaaatggatcccggaaagctcaatgatcctatctcttacaatgaagccattagcagtgatcagtcttctgaatggaataaagcaatgattgatgagcttgattccatgaagaaaaatgacgtttgggatttggtagaattacccaacggagtcaaacccgtaggatgcaaatgggtgttcaaaacaaaactggatccgaatggtaacgttgaacgctacaaagcgagattggttgcaaagggctacactcagaaagagggaattgattatcaagagacgttttcacctgtctctcgtaaagattcattaaggatcgtcatggccctagtagctcatttcgatttagagctgcatcagatggacgttaaaactgctttccttaacggagatttggacgaagatgtttacatgaagcagcctgaaggctttgagcctgaaggtcaggagcatctagtctgtaagctgaagaaatccatttacgggttaaaacaagcatcacgtcagtggtacctcaagtttgatgaagtcatgaagaagcaaggttttatgaagaatcaagtggatcaatgcacctacctcaagatgagtgggagcaactttactatacttgtcctttacgttgacgacattctattggcaagtaatagtttagacatgttgcatgagtcgaagcgtttACTCTCGCATAatttcgacatgaaggatctcggagatgcatcttacgtcattggcatcgaaattcaccgagatagaaacaaagggatcttaggattgtcccaaagggcctacatagatcgtgtccttacacgatataacatgcaacagtgcaaaccctccatcgctccagtagttaagggagatgttttcggttcgtttcagtgtccgacaacagaggttgagaaggagcaaatgagccagataccttatgcatcagtagtcgggagcttgatgtatgctcaagtctgtactcgtccagatatcgcttatattgctggaatgctaggccgttatcagactaatcctggcctagatcactggaaagcagctaagaaggtacttcgatatctgcaagggacgaaagactataagctgacttatagaagaagtgatcatttagaagtggtgggctattctgattctgactttgccaaatgcaaagatgacaagaaatccacttcgggctatatctttatgttagcaggcggccctatctcttggaagagtcataaacaacagttgaccacaacttccacaatgatggcagagtacattgctgtctataacgcaacctgtcatggaatgttgattagaaacctggtcactggactcaaaatcgttaattccatttctagaccattgaagctttactgtgataattcagctgccgttagtttctcgaacagtaacagttcgactggagctggtttatatctcgatactaaatatctatttgtacgtgaacgtgttgaggaaaataatctttgtatcgagtatattagtactaaggatatgcttgcggatccgatgactaaaggtctccctcctaaggtttatgaagaacatgttcggaatatgggattatgtaaagaccttatttgagcatattgtactagcttatgttttatgtttaatgaaatttcctcaagtttgattttgtatgtctgttagaatatgttcaaccggtataatggcatatagacaaataaaaagttacaaatcaaacaaagggcttacgcgtattttgatcataacgactaggttttaaattaaggctatagtatgattaatgggggtcctgagtcgcataatgattcaacggctgtatttctctgctatagtacttgtttaaggctaaaatgagtgttaactcctgatcaggcttagctaatactcatagtaaatgattactcggctaagtgggagaatgtaagattaaatatattatgtgataatatttaatcaatagccattataatcatttacatgatagagatcaaaatatataataacctattatttaattagttggtaattgttgatggaccatattacccttagtaactaattaggtttcctcctgggtgcttatataaggagagttatgtggaggtttaagggttactcagtttcacaattcacaccccataagccataacatcatcacgaaacctcctctcctaaccgatacccttttcggtttctaagtcaccatcatcagtcagcaccctaaggaggaaccgaatcaagatgacaggcatgtcgaactctctcacaggattctcctctgcactatctgcggtgacaggtatgattatattgttttccttcatgaacaaacagaactgaaccaacaagCTCTTTACGTCTCGATGTATGATACCAAACTCTATACCCGTACCTGTATGGAGGTAGTCTAACCCACGAGCGGCACCTATGCAAATCCTGAGTCGCTGACACCAAGAAAGAGGTGTACCAAGTTTATGGAGATGATCTGCAAGTGTTCCACGTGGCATATACTCATAGACCAGAATCATCTCCGTTTCGTGATTACAGTAACCAATCAAAGACACAAGATGACAGTGACGCAACTTCGAAAGCATTTCTACTTCAGCCCAGAACTCGGATGCCCCTTGATTCGACATGCTATCCAATCGTTTAATGGCGGCAGCGACAACAGTCGATCCATTTTTAATGTTACCTTTGTAAACTTTCCCAAAACCTCCACGCCCAACTACTAATGATTCGTCAAAGTTTTTTGTTGTTGTAAGAATTTCGTGAAACTCGAAGTGACGGCAAAGCTGTGACCATTGCACGGAGGAGGGTTCATATTCATTGCCGGTAGCAACAAACATAATTATT is from Helianthus annuus cultivar XRQ/B chromosome 9, HanXRQr2.0-SUNRISE, whole genome shotgun sequence and encodes:
- the LOC110877246 gene encoding receptor like protein kinase S.2-like, translating into MFVATGNEYEPSSVQWSQLCRHFEFHEILTTTKNFDESLVVGRGGFGKVYKGNIKNGSTVVAAAIKRLDSMSNQGASEFWAEVEMLSKLRHCHLVSLIGYCNHETEMILVYEYMPRGTLADHLHKLGTPLSWCQRLRICIGAARGLDYLHTGTGIEFGIIHRDVKSFSNILLDENWAVKVSDFGLSIVSPKNQASTYVNTLVKGTFGYIDPNYFATGKLTRKSDVYAFGVVLLEVLCRKRAVDNSLDCGIATWAQDSIKAGRLKGIVDSDIRREISTKCLKQFAKIAERCLDNYPKNRPTMAEVVLSLEYVLTLQENTYNLSQTASKTIFGRMVDKFSFSDSGQNSGMDIGSFMPKKPYMNLGSLTPKRWKQLTPREKFFQKNGALLLEDKLKSGVGSIKLFQAEELEKATMNFAESMIIERGGGTGIVYKGILSDNRVVAIKRSRTLDEEQVEPFMNEIVILGQINHRNVVQLLGCCLETEVPLLVCEFVSSYNLYHHIHHNTSSTGRFPLDSRLRIAHESAGALAYLHSDATTTIIHRDVKSANILLDENYTAKVADFGASKSLPLGHDQVFTVVYGTLGYMDPEYMITGQLTDKSDVYSFGVVLAELLTGLKPIDEEDKNLATVFVQAKREDRLREIVDRQVLEEVTDEQLDAACNLVCRCLDRESRNRPSMKEVTVELERLRRLKLYNLYLV